A window of Ooceraea biroi isolate clonal line C1 chromosome 9, Obir_v5.4, whole genome shotgun sequence genomic DNA:
AATCAATTTTGCATACATCACTTAAAAAACTGATCGACGTAATTAAACACTATAGGGTGCAACTTAAGGATAAAATAGAAACCAAAAACATTGAAGTAAAGGAGACAGTTATAGATGACAAAGAAGACGTTACGCAATTAGAAAGTATTTCAGAAACACGAGAGAAAattgatgatgaaaaagaacGACGAGATGTTAATAAAGAAACGCATATAAAAggtaaattacaaattaacttattaatttaattatacgttCGCAATTgctatcaatatattatatattgggttggccaaaaagtaattgcgtttttttttatataaataaaaggcgaatttttcatgggaaacaaaaactttattaaacaatatattgtccattttgtttgattatcttttgccatttttcaggcaacttcatgattccgcgctcaaaaaagttcttatctttttcagcaaaaaacaattccaacaacgatttgatatcctcatcagcagtaaaggttttaccattcaaggcgttttgcaaagaacgaaacaaatggtaatctgatggtgccaggtctggcgaatatggtggatgtggtaacattatggtaacacatcccatccaagctgcaacaatttttcacgagtgaccaaacttgtacgtggtctagcgttatcatggtgaaatacaacacctttgcgattcaccacttctggacgtttctgtttgatggcatcatttaatttatccagttgacgacagtatacgtctaaattaatggtttgattccttgcaagcagctcaaaatacacaatacctttaaagtcccaccagactgacagcataatctttctttggtgaatatctgcttttcaagtgctttgagcaggtccatcacgcttgctccacgatctttttcgtttgacgttgttgtagacgatccatttttcgtcgcctgttatcatacgtttcaaaaatcgatcattttcctcacgtttcaaaagagaatcgcagatgtcaatacgctcagtgagatgaatttctttgagctcatgtggtacccaaatatcgagcttactaatgtatccaagtcgttttaaatggttttcaacactcgatttcgatatgttaagattctcagcaatctctcgtgtcgttaaacgccgattcgaatcgatcagtgcctttattttgtcatcatcaatttcgattggccttcctgagcgtggtgcatctttcacataaaaatctgcagatcgaaatttagtaaaccaattttgacactgccgcagttttaaagcatcttcgccatatacatgacataactttttatgagcttgtacagcgtttttcccttttcggaagtaataaaagaaaatatgacgaaaatgttctttttgattttccattttgaaatcgacggcaaacaaacaattgttaaggaaatcgtgtactttctttttctaaaacaagcttgaactgtgagttgttaacctacataatgaatttgcggtttagaatgaagttagttacattttaagacatgtatgtccatctattggaaaaaaacgcaattactttttggccaacccaatagcataaattttgaattaaattattataaacgttACGTAAATCTGAATTTAAACAGTATGGAGATAATGCTTttaatttggtaatattattaaaaaactattgttaattaatttgttacaatatgtaacaatattaatattattaaaatataaatatattttatatttattttatatttcatccaTAGAAATTGGGGATACTGTACATGTTGCTAGACCAAAACCGACTGCTCCGATAGCTGACTTTACAGTTCCTGAAGAAAGTAAAAAAGCAGATCAAGTGACATCAAGTGAAAATCAGACGCATTTAATGCCTAAATTACTACGCATTATCGCGGCGAAGAGATCGCATCTCTTACCAATCGTAACTGCAACAACTGAACCCAAGCGTCAAGAACCTAAAGTGGAATCTGTTCCCGTTGAGATTCCCATAAATGAATACGTCACTCGAGAAGAAACAGTGCAGGAAAAAGTAATTCCACATGTAGAACCTTTTCCGCAGGAAGAAGTAATCCTACAGGAAGAATCAATTCTGCAAAAAGAAGTAAGCGAAGAGCCTATTGTGCAATTCacagaagaaaggaaaaaggaagtaTCACTTGTACCTGAAATAGGCGAAGTCGAAGCTACTGCAAAGGAGATTATCGATATTTCAGAGAGTGTCGTTGGCAAAGACATAGTTTCGGAGGATTTTACAAGAGCGGTAATAAAAGTTGATGTACCTTGCTCAAagaaaatagagagaaaagatGAGTCACAAGGGGTCGTTTCTTGTAAATATGAGTCACTTTCTGATCCGTTTGATTATACCTGCTCAACTGCCAAGTGTACGGAGGTACGTATAGCCTGTCCGCAAAAGAAATTGGAAGAAGAGCAAGATGAATCTATAGCTTGTAAATGCAAGCTACATCCCGTGTCGAAAGATTGCTCGAGGTTTATTGCCAAGTGCAAATACAATAACGCTTTCGATGATTGTGTTTGCAAGATCAACGAACTTGAGCAGAAAAAAGACTGCACGCACTGCCATTTGTCAATAGAACAATGTATTTGTGCATCGACACAATACTTAAAAAGCTGTTTGAAGATCAACAAACCGAAATTTCGTGACATTTCGTCTTTGAAGGATAGCCCGCATATTTGCACGAATTATtgcaaagaaaagaaagaatgtATGTGCAGAGAAAATGTATGTTATATCCGTTGTCAATCTTACGAAGATTGCAGATGCAAATATACAGCATGTAACAACTGTTCAAGAATGACTGACAGAAATGATTATAGGTGGGTTGAAATGATTGTATGATGAGACTTCCTCgtgttatatattcttatctaaattagaaatattcaattattatatataaattatttatataattattatacagggtgtcccgggttttaaccgacaaactgcgggagcatattctactagtggaaataagaaaaaattcttatatcgagtttgcttagaaatgctttattacaaagttataaaccaatattcaaaagaaatatgagataagtaacaacggattttttcgcaaaaataaaaattatgtacgcaatgatttagtgacgcatttcaaaatgttgtccttacACATCGAtgcaagctagacatcgacgtagtacagaatttgttacagtacgacattcctgaaaattttgttgcatctcagtaactgaattagtaattcgttgctttaaatctatctggtactctcctgttaggaaatctacgttaatactctcgtacggcagctcgtgcatttccgtcacagaatccgtacacgaaatgaatatcggtgtattcctcatttgaaaacacttttggcattctgatagtaattgctagttgacacgacgattgaaatctaacggctactgctgtgaaagtaacaatcatactgaatcgtttcaacatagtgaacatgaatacatgtgaatacacataacataaacatcttcgaccttgcaaattctacactatgttccgttgttactcatatttcttttcaatattggtttataactttgtaataaagcatttctaagcaaactcgatataagaattttttcttatttccactagtagaatatgctcccgcaatttgtcggttaaaacccgggacaccctgtatataaattgttttagtttaaaaatattctttaattcaAGGGTGAAAATCGTTTGACACGCAAAtctattttctcgtcattccAATAGATGCCGATCACCAGCTAGGTGTATCTATCATGCCCAATCAAGAAATCAGTCTTGGCACCCTACATTTGGCTTGACGGAACGCCGTAAGATCAAAAAGAGTTCCTGCAACTGCAAGAAAGCAATGATCTGCGTGTATTGTGATAATCCTCAAGATAAGTGCGCATGCAGAGCACCAATCGGAAAATGCTCGCTCTGCGGATTGTCGTCAGACGTCTGCGACTGTCAGAACGGCGGAGGTGACGATTCTAGTCGCAAACGGGTCGTCGGTGAACCGTATGAGAGCCGAACCATTCAAGTCACCAGCTGGAAGCCGAAGAGGGAAATCAGGCGGTATTTCGCGAGGGATCCCGCAGATCTCCGCTCGGATTCCACCGAGGAATGCCGTTGCTGCGAGAGATTGAAGTGGCAACGCCCCGAGGAGTTACCTTATCAGCGACTGAACGTCTTCTCGGACGTGATGAGCGAACTGCAGCAGAAGATGAGCGAGTCCATATACTGTACGCGATGCCGAAGGAATCCCTGCCGCTGCGGGTCACAGGTCGATCAAGATGAAAGGGTGGAAGGAAGGAAAGCTAACGGTTATGTCAGGTATGTCAGCTGGTTGCTGAGAAATCTTCTGGAATGGAGATTTACGCTGATACAACTATTCCTCTCGATGAATATATCAGAGATGAAAGAGGGAAAGTTCTGGAGAATATCTTGGTAAAAACAAATTGAGTTGCTCACGTTTTTCcagtacaattaattaaacgtttgTTTTCCTCTTGTTGTGCCGTTAATTAGATGCCCGGAGGTAGAGAAGTCACCTAGGAGCGAACCGTCTAGAAGTAAGTCGCCCAGAAGTAAATCGCGTAAAAGTAAGTCACCCAGGAACACGTCGCCGAGTAATTGCCGGTGTAACTCAAGTCCTGGGAACGAGCGTAAAAGCACCGTTAAAAAATCGGCACCGATTCGTCGTGTCGGCTGCGTTTGCAAACAGTCGCCATGCGGATGCAGGAAAGGAAGGCTTAGTCATAGGAGACCATTGGCgaaatgttattattgcaAGAATTTGCCCTGCATGTGAGTAAATCAAGATATACACTGACGATACACATTTTGTGTCGCAGATGATTTCGTGTGGTTTTTTAAAAGTTAAACTGTGACGTTCGATATCGCTTAAGCGTTGGTAATCTTACGACTAATCGAACGTACGAATATCGGTTTACAATGAGGCTCGTACGTGAGACCCTCGTACTTTCTGTTGTTGGTTCTTTATTGCATTCTTTGCTGCAGCTGTATTATACCGAGGTAGCCCGGTAGCCGAGGCCGTGCAGGTGCGTTGATTCACCAGATCGCAGCGAACGAAAGCGAAGGCAAAAAGGCGCTCACCAATCCGAAAGTGAAGAATACggaaagaaaatgtttaatcAATTGTACTTGTAATTAGTGATCAGTCATACGAATGTAATGTTGTGCATAGTGCGTACGGAATTTAAAATTCTACGATACGTTCTACGATTCTGCTTATTTTATTAGAAGTGAACCATGAATATCGCTCAACATTGATATTTCCGTACAAATAGTGATGTTAACGGATTATTTGGGACAGTCCCTGTTTACATCTACATGTGGCTATTTCTCAATCCGATTCTTATGTCGTCTTATCGAGTAAGTAGCGTTCTACTAACGCAAATTGTTTATATACGTGATCGGTTTTGCAGTTAGCGAGGTCACTTGTAAATCTCGCGATTTTCCTTATAATATCTCTCTACTTGCATTATTATAGTTTCATGATCAATaaatatgtagaatatttcAACAGAGCAACTATGGacaaaaaatattgtgttaCATGTGCATTCGTATTGACCTTACCAAAATAATCGGAAAGTTTTAGCGGACTTTAAATGTCGTAATATTATGGCATGATACCAGCTAAGATGTTTCTGGAGGTCATAAGATAAGGATTATTCAGCATGTGTATcatgtacatttatatgtaCGCCTTTTACGTTGAAAAacttaaaacttaaaacttgaaaaataaaacgagtCCGCCACAATAATTGTGATAATATTTAgtgaataatatttgattaatagAACATGTTTTTACTCGATGCACGTATCTGATATTTGATAACTGGGTTTACCTGGAATATGTCGGTAAACACATATTACACAGTATCTTGTTCATCATCATCATGTGTCAAGATTTATCTtccaattaaataacattattgataataatacatttcataATCTCCATAAAACAAACGTTATTACATGTATGCATAAAAAGCGCATAAACAAAGTTATAACTCTTCCACTATAGAACGTGTCATTAC
This region includes:
- the LOC105277347 gene encoding uncharacterized protein LOC105277347; the protein is MICVYCDNPQDKCACRAPIGKCSLCGLSSDVCDCQNGGGDDSSRKRVVGEPYESRTIQVTSWKPKREIRRYFARDPADLRSDSTEECRCCERLKWQRPEELPYQRLNVFSDVMSELQQKMSESIYCTRCRRNPCRCGSQVDQDERVEGRKANGYVRCPEVEKSPRSEPSRSKSPRSKSRKSKSPRNTSPSNCRCNSSPGNERKSTVKKSAPIRRVGCVCKQSPCGCRKGRLSHRRPLAKCYYCKNLPCICIIPR